A DNA window from Pyrus communis chromosome 3, drPyrComm1.1, whole genome shotgun sequence contains the following coding sequences:
- the LOC137729029 gene encoding DEAD-box ATP-dependent RNA helicase 47B: MPALISPRLLLFGESLTLHRFPHVSRNAWFHRSVCSLSLASLGFKGDLQTPENGKINEVKVLKSLTDVPKSKAKVVRSHVVKAAGPHRSLEIDSSIFNAKSFFELGLPPLLIERLEKEGFKTPTDVQATAIPTILEDHDVVIQSYTGSGKTLAYLLPILSEVGPLKTRTSEGDGEPGKKTDIEAVIVAPSRELGMQIVREFEKILGPAHKKVVQQLVGGANRTRQEEALRKNKPSIVVGTPGRLSEISAAGKLHTHGCRFLVLDEVDQLLSFNFREDMHRILEHVGRKSTGDSHGPKGSLAKRAERQTVLVSATVPFSVIRAARSWGHDPLLIQAKKVMSIESISPTGPINLSGQSTNSDPSQNLQGQSAIQSLPPSLKHYYCVTKIQHKVDALRRCVHALDAKSVIVFMNHTKQLKDTVFKLEARGMVAAELHGDLGKLGRTTTLKKFKNGEVRILVTNELSARGLDVAECDLVVNLDLPTDSIHYAHRAGRTGRLGRKGTVVTICEESQVFVVKKLQKQLSVPIAACEFTEGKLVITEEEKALPALR; the protein is encoded by the coding sequence ATGCCAGCATTGATCTCTCCAAGGTTGCTCCTTTTTGGAGAGTCTCTCACCTTGCATAGGTTTCCACATGTTTCTCGGAATGCTTGGTTCCATAGAAGTGTTTGTAGTCTGAGTCTTGCAAGTCTTGGCTTCAAAGGCGATCTTCAAACTCCGGAGAATGGGAAAATCAATGAAGTCAAGGTGCTGAAGTCACTTACAGATGTCCCGAAGAGTAAAGCCAAGGTGGTTAGAAGCCATGTAGTGAAGGCAGCTGGGCCACACAGATCACTTGAAATAGATTCAAGTATCTTTAATGCGAAGTCGTTTTTTGAGCTCGGCCTTCCACCTTTGTTGATCGAGAGGTTAGAGAAGGAAGGCTTCAAGACTCCAACTGATGTTCAAGCCACTGCAATTCCAACAATTCTCGAAGATCATGATGTTGTAATTCAATCTTACACGGGCTCAGGAAAGACATTGGCTTATCTTCTTCCCATCCTTTCTGAAGTGGGCCCTCTAAAGACGAGAACATCTGAGGGCGATGGTGAACCTGGGAAGAAAACAGATATAGAAGCAGTAATTGTGGCTCCTTCTAGGGAGCTGGGTATGCAAATTGTGAGAGAGTTTGAGAAGATATTAGGGCCTGCACACAAAAAAGTGGTGCAGCAGCTTGTTGGGGGCGCAAATCGAACAAGGCAGGAAGAAGCGCTGAGGAAAAATAAACCTTCCATTGTTGTTGGTACCCCAGGAAGGCTTTCGGAGATTAGTGCAGCTGGTAAGCTTCACACCCACGGCTGTCGTTTCTTGGTCTTAGATGAGGTTGATCAGCTGCTGTCATTTAATTTTCGGGAGGACATGCACCGGATATTGGAACATGTTGGGAGGAAATCTACTGGAGACTCGCATGGACCAAAAGGATCACTTGCCAAGCGGGCTGAGCGTCAGACCGTTTTGGTTTCTGCCACAGTACCATTCTCAGTGATACGGGCAGCCAGGAGCTGGGGGCACGATCCACTTCTCATCCAAGCCAAAAAAGTCATGTCCATTGAATCTATTTCTCCAACGGGGCCCATTAATTTGTCAGGACAATCGACCAATTCCGATCCATCCCAAAATTTGCAAGGTCAGTCTGCAATACAGAGCCTACCTCCATCTCTTAAACACTACTACTGTGTCACAAAGATACAACACAAGGTTGATGCGTTGAGAAGATGTGTTCATGCTCTCGATGCCAAGTCTGTTATAGTCTTCATGAACCACACTAAGCAGCTTAAAGATACCGTCTTCAAGCTGGAGGCTCGTGGAATGGTAGCAGCAGAGCTACATGGGGATCTTGGTAAACTTGGTAGAACAACAACTCtgaaaaagtttaaaaatgggGAGGTTAGAATCCTGGTGACAAATGAACTTTCAGCGAGGGGTTTGGATGTGGCAGAATGTGATCTTGTTGTCAACCTGGACTTGCCAACTGACTCAATTCATTATGCACATCGAGCTGGTCGGACTGGTCGGCTTGGCCGGAAGGGCACTGTCGTAACAATATGCGAAGAGTCACAAGTTTTTGTTGTGAAGAAGCTGCAGAAGCAGCTCAGCGTTCCCATTGCAGCTTGTGAGTTCACAGAGGGCAAGCTCGTTATCACCGAAGAAGAGAAGGCTTTACCGGCTCTGAGGTGA